The DNA sequence CTCGGTGCCGAGTTCGGGAATGGGTCCGGTGCCGTCGGAGAACAGCGCCACCACGAGCATCGCCAGCAGCGCGCCGTAGAGCACGACGTCGACGGGCCCGCGGCTATCCCCCTTCGTCAGTGGCACCTGGTTGGGCCACGGTGGCAGCCGGATGGTGCCCGGCCGCAACCAGTAGATGATCGAGCCCATCGGGGGGAAGAACCGGTTGTTGAGCGGGCCGAATCCGCAGCCGAGGCCGACCACCTCGAACAGCATGGTGTAAAGCACGGCCTTCTCGAAGACGATGGGCTCCGACCACCACTGCCCGATATTGCTCCACCCGTCAATTCCCTTGGTGGCCAGGGCAAACAGTGCGGCCACGAAGATGTAGAGCAGGATCTTGACGACGTAGAACAGGTGCAGCACCACCGGTGTGCCGAAGCCGACCTCGGCCCAGTGCCGCGCCATCGGCTTGATCTTCTCGGCGCGCGTGCCCCTGCTCCACGTCTCGAAGTCGATGACGGGTACTTCCTGCTTCAGAAATCCCATGCGGGACAGATTAGAACGTGTTCTAGTCCCGTGTAAGCAGTTGGGCGAAAGGGCGCGCTAGCTTGTGGCGGGCGGGCGATAGAAGATGGCCAGCTGGCCGATACCGCCGGCCAAGCCCAGCACCACGGCGATGGCCAGGCCCGTCCAGCCGTGCAACAGGTCGTAGAAGCCGGTGTTCCCGAAGAGGGCGTAGTCCAGGCTGAGCCGGCCCGCGCCGGTCGCGGCCACCGCGACAGCCGCCGCGGCGAGCACCAGGTTGTACTCCCAGCCCTCCTTGACGATGAAGAAGCCGTTGTGCCGGTGCACCGTCCACGCGGCGACAAGCATCAACGCGACGAAACCCGCCGCCGTCACCGGGGTCAGCAGCCCGACGGCCAGACCGAGGCCGGCTGCCACCTCGGTCGTCGCGGCGACCCGGGCGTGGAAGATGCCCGGCTTCATCCCCATGCTGTCGAACCAGCCCGCCGTGCCCTTGATGCGGCCGCCGCCGAAGAACTTGTTGTAGCCGTGCGCGGCCATGGTCAGGCCCAGCACCAGTCGCAAGATCAGCAGTCCGACATCGTAGGCAGTCACGCTGGTCAACCTAATGCATCCACGTCATCGACGGTGCCCCTCAGCGGCCAAATGCCATTCTCACCCGGTCGATGTAGTCCTCGACATCGAGGTTGCCGGGGTCGGCGTG is a window from the Mycolicibacterium anyangense genome containing:
- a CDS encoding DoxX family protein, whose translation is MTAYDVGLLILRLVLGLTMAAHGYNKFFGGGRIKGTAGWFDSMGMKPGIFHARVAATTEVAAGLGLAVGLLTPVTAAGFVALMLVAAWTVHRHNGFFIVKEGWEYNLVLAAAAVAVAATGAGRLSLDYALFGNTGFYDLLHGWTGLAIAVVLGLAGGIGQLAIFYRPPATS